A part of Uloborus diversus isolate 005 chromosome 6, Udiv.v.3.1, whole genome shotgun sequence genomic DNA contains:
- the LOC129224162 gene encoding zinc finger protein 271-like, translating to MSLKRHRRLHTGERPYVCDYCSKAFSNSSDLNIHVIVHTGEKPYSCEFCSMSFSRRKNLKFTLKKKPFSRELCSKAFAQATILKAYMRVHTGEKPHACDYCSKAFSSSNNLNTHGRVHTGERPYSCEVCSKSFSQLMSLKRHRRLHSGERPYSCEVCSKSFSQLMSLKRHRRLHTGERPYSCEVCSKSFSQIMSLKRHRRLHTGERPYVCDYCSKAFSNSTDLNIHVIVHTGENPYSSEFCSMTFS from the exons ATGAGTCTGAAAAGGCATAGGAGACTCCATACTGGTGAAAGACCATATGTGTGTGATTATTGTTCGAAAGCATTTTCTAATTCATCGGACTTGAACATTCATGTGATAgttcatactggagaaaaaccatattcttgtgagttttgctCAATGTCATTTTCACGAAGAAAAAACTTGAAG TTCACACTGAAGAAAAAACCATTCTCCCGTGAGCTTTGCTCAAAGGCATTTGCTCAAGCAACGATCTTGAAAGCATACATGCgagtccatactggtgaaaaaccacaTGCGTGTGATTACTGTTCAAAGGCGTTTTCTAGTTCGAATAACTTAAACACACATGGGAGAGTCCATACTGGTGAAAGACCATATTCCTGCGAGGTTTGCTCGAAGTCGTTTTCTCAGTTAATGAGTTTGAAAAGGCATAGGAGACTCCATTCTGGTGAAAGACCATATTCCTGCGAGGTTTGCTCGAAGTCGTTTTCTCAGTTAATGAGTTTGAAAAGGCATAGGAGACTCCATACAGGTGAAAGACCATATTCCTGCGAGGTTTGCTCAAAGTCGTTTTCTCAGATAATGAGTCTGAAAAGGCATAGGAGACTCCATACTGGTGAAAGACCATATGTGTGTGATTATTGTTCGAAAGCATTTTCTAATTCAACCGATTTGAACATTCATGTGATAGTTCATACTGGAGAAAACCCATATTCTAGTGAGTTTTGCTCAATGACATTTTCATAA